GCCGGCCTTCAGGGTGCCGGTAAAACCACCACCGTCGGCAAGCTCGCCAAATGGCTTAAAGAAACTCAGAAGAAAAAAGTACTCACCGTCTCTTGTGACGTCTACCGACCCGCCGCCATTGAGCAGCTGCGTCTGGTCAGTGAGCAGGCCGGGGTGGACTTCTTCCCCACGCCCGAGAATGCCAAGCCAGTCGATATCGCCAAGGCGGCGGTGGATTGGGCCAAGCGCCATCTGCATGATGTGGTCTTGGTCGATACGGCTGGTCGATTGGCCATTGACGAAGCCATGATGCAAGAGATCGCCGCACTGCATCGGGCACTCAATCCAATTGAAACGCTCTTTACCGTCGATGCCATGCAGGGCCAAGACGCGGTCCGGACCGCATCGGCGTTTAAAGACACCATTCCGCTCACCGGCGTCATGCTGACCAAGATCGATGGCGATTCCCGTGGCGGCGCGGTGCTCTCCGTTCGTGCCGTGACCGGCTGCCCCATTAAGTTCGTCGGCACATCAGAAAAAATTGATGGCCTAGAAGCCTTTGATGCCGAGCGGATGGCCAACCGTATTCTGGGCATGGGTGACATTCTGGCGATCGTTGAACAGGCCCAGAAAACCGTTGATCTGAAATCGGCCGAGAAGATGGCCGAGAAATTTAAGTCGGGCGGCAAATTCGACTTAAATGATTTCAAAATGCAGATCGGCCAGATGCGCAATATGGGCGGCTTATCGAACCTGATTGATAAGCTTCCCGCCCAAATGCAGCAGGCGGCCAAAGGTGCTGATCTCTCCCAAGCTGAAAAATCCATTCCTCGCATGGAAGGCATCATTAATTCCATGACCCCAAAAGAGCGGGCCCATCCTGAACTACTCAAAGCCAGCCGCAAACGCCGCATTGCCGCAGGCGCTGGTGTGAGCGTGCAAGAGGTCAACCGCATGCTCAATCAGTTTGAGCAGATGCAAGACATGATGAAGAAAATGCAAAAGGGTGGCATGGCCAAGATGATGCGGGCCATGGGCGCCATGAAGGGCTTGGGTGGCATTGGCGGCATGGGTGGGTTTGGAAAACGATGAAATTTCTCTGCAGACTGTCATTCGAGTGAAACGACTACCAGAAGACACCCTTGGGGCCCTGCTGCTTGCAGCCCTGCTTTTGATCACCCTGGTCAATGTTTTTGTTCGGTATTTCACCGACCAGTCCTTTGCCTGGACCGAGGAAATCTCCAGCTTTCTAATGTTGGTGTTGTGCATGGCCGGCAGTGCTTCT
The nucleotide sequence above comes from beta proteobacterium MWH-UniP1. Encoded proteins:
- the ffh gene encoding signal recognition particle protein, with the translated sequence MLENLTERLARVVKTIKGEARLTESNTQDMLREVRLALLDADVALHVVKDFIAKVKEKALGEEVQSSLTPGQALVGIVNRELVALMAGEDDPLQLRRGLNLATTPPAIVLMAGLQGAGKTTTVGKLAKWLKETQKKKVLTVSCDVYRPAAIEQLRLVSEQAGVDFFPTPENAKPVDIAKAAVDWAKRHLHDVVLVDTAGRLAIDEAMMQEIAALHRALNPIETLFTVDAMQGQDAVRTASAFKDTIPLTGVMLTKIDGDSRGGAVLSVRAVTGCPIKFVGTSEKIDGLEAFDAERMANRILGMGDILAIVEQAQKTVDLKSAEKMAEKFKSGGKFDLNDFKMQIGQMRNMGGLSNLIDKLPAQMQQAAKGADLSQAEKSIPRMEGIINSMTPKERAHPELLKASRKRRIAAGAGVSVQEVNRMLNQFEQMQDMMKKMQKGGMAKMMRAMGAMKGLGGIGGMGGFGKR